DNA sequence from the Pseudomonadota bacterium genome:
ACGTCAAGGGCGAGGACTACCTGACCCACTCCGAAAGCTCCGACGGTGTCAGCCGATTGTTCTGCAAGATCTGCGGTTGCCGGTTGACGATCGACGTTGCCGAGGTACCGCAGTCACGCTGGTACACCCCCGCCACGCTGGACGACAGTGTCCACCCGGCACGGCCGAGAACGAACGACATAACTTTGTCGGCTCAATGCTTGACTGGCTGCAGCTGAACAACGTCCTGCCGCAATCCGACGAAGCCTGACGCGGCCGAAAACGGCGGAATACAAGCAATCTTGACTCTCGGCGCGAAAGTTCATACATTTATTTCAGTTTTTTCTGAAATAACGGTGAAGACATGAAACTCAACAGCGCCATGGAACAGTTCATCCTGCATTGGGGTGAGATGGGCTCGCGCTGGGGGGTCAGCCGCTCGGTCGCCCAGGTCCACGCGCTGCTCTACCTGGCAAGCGATCCCCTGCACGCCGACGAGATCACCGAAACACTCTCGATCGCGCGCTCCAATGTCAGCATGTGCCTGAAGGAGCTGCAGGGTTGGCGCCTGATCGAACTGACCCACGTCCTGGGCGACCGCCGCGACCACTTCACCGCTGAAAAGGATGTCTGGGAAATCATGACCCGGATCGTCGAAGGCCGGAAGGAGCGCGAGATCGATCCGCTGCTGCAGACTCTGGTGCGCTGCCGCGACGAAGCCGCAGCCGATAAGACGATCGACCCTGGCGTCGCCGAGCGCATTGCCGCCATGCACGACTTCGTCACCAACATGACCAACTGGTACCAGCAGGTCAGCCGCATTCCGCGCCCGGTCCTGCGCAAGCTGATGGCCATGGGCGCGCGGGTCGCGAAGTTCGCGACGTAGGGGAGATTTTTGACATGTTCTTTCAAAATTTCCTGAAACTTCCGACTATAACGATGGGGCCTGCGCCAGCGGCGCATGCCGTCCGGCGGACCGACGAGCCGGCGCCGACCTATCGTTCGTTGCTGGGCGAGACCGCCTGGCACCGCCTGGACCACGCCATTCGCGCCCGTTTCGGCGACGACGGCACCAAGCGCGGTTTCTATGGCCTGATGGGAACGGTCCGTCTGTCGCGCGCCGGACGCGTGCTGGCCCTGTTGGCGCGTCTGTTCGGCACATCGCTGTGCCCCAAGACCGGCCGCGACATCGTCACCATGATCGACGTCGAGGGCGATACCGCAAGCGCCGCCGGCATCTGGAACCGCGCCTATCTGTTCCCGGCCGGCCGACGTTTTGTCGTGACCAGCGTCAAACGGTTCGACCCGCGCGACGGCCTGCTCGAGTGCCTGGGCCGAGGGTTTGTCATGCGGCTCAATCTGAAGGCGGAAAGACGCGCGCTGCATTTCATCAGCACCGGCTACGCCTGGCATTGCGGCCCGCTGCGCGTGCCCCTGCCCCATGTGCTGTCGCCCGGCGAGACCCACGTCACCCATCGCGAGCTGGGCGGCGGCCGGTTCCGTTTCACGCTCCAGATCCGTCATCCCTGGTTCGGCGAGCTGGTGTTCCAGGAAGGCGATTTTTTCGAACGGGAGGATGTCCCATGGAAGCCCTGATGATCGTCGTGACGGCCCAGGCGCTGCTCGGCGCCTTCGATCTGGCCTACCATCACGAGATGACCGAGCGTCTGACGTGGAAAAAAACCGCGTCTGCGGAACTCCGGCTCCACGCCGCCCGCAACGGAATCTACGCGGTCATCTTCCTGGTCCTGGCCTGGGCCGAACCCCATGGCCTTTTGGCCATCGCCTTTGCCGGCCTGCTTGTGATCGAGATCGCCATCACGCTCACCGACTTCGTTATCGAGGACCGCACCCGTCTCCTGCCCGCGAGCGAACGGGTCCTCCACACCGTGCTGGCCATCAGCTACGGCGCCTTCCTGGCGCTGTTCGCGCCCTATCTCGTCGCCTGGGCCGGTGAACCCACCGCGCTTGTCCTGGTCGAGCGCGGCGCCTGGTCGGCCGTGATGACTGTGTTTGCTGTCGGCGTTGCCTATTGGACCCTCCGCGATACCGCGCGCAGTCACGCTGTCGGCCAGGCACCCTCTGTCGCCGATCCGGGCGCCGACTTGGTCACCGACTATCTCGACGGCAATAAGCGGATCCTGATCACCGGCGGCACCGGCTTCATCGGCCGGCGATTGACCGCGGCGCTGGTCGAAGCCGGCCACCATGTGACCGTCCTGACCCGCGACGCCCGCAAAGCGCGTGATCTGCCGCTGCCGGTGCGCATCACGACCGACCTCGACAGCTTCGGCGATGACGAGGTCTTCGATGCCGTCGTCCACCTGGCCGGCGCGCCGGTCGCGACACGGCGCTGGACCGCCAAGCGCAAATCGGTGCTGCGCGCCAGCCGGATCGATACGACCCGGGCGCTGGTCGCCTTCATCGGCCGCCTCGAGATCAAACCTGAGGTTTTGATCACCGCCTCGGCAATCGGCTATTACGGCTCGGACAGCGAACGTCCGGTCACCGAGAACACCAAACCCCAACCGGGGTTCTCCAATGCCATGTGCGCGGCCTGCGAAGCCGAATCGCGCAAGGCCTGCCGCTATGGCGTCCGTGTTGTGCAACTAAGGCTGGGACTGGTGCTAGCCGCCCATGGCGGTCCGCTCGGCATGATGATGCCCTCCTTCGAGTTCGGTCTGGGCGCCCGCCTGGGGTCGGGCCGGCAATGGATGTCCTGGGTCCACCTGGACGACGTCATCGCCATGATCGCCTTCCTGATCGCGCGCGACGACCTCAGGGGCCCGTTCAACGCCGTCGCCCCGGTGCCGGTGCGTAATGCGCAGTTCTCGGTCGCGCTGGCGCGCCAGTTGGGGCGGCCCTGTCTGTT
Encoded proteins:
- a CDS encoding GFA family protein; its protein translation is MRYDVRAPTTDVYHCHCSMCRKIHGAAFATLAIAPIKSVVYVKGEDYLTHSESSDGVSRLFCKICGCRLTIDVAEVPQSRWYTPATLDDSVHPARPRTNDITLSAQCLTGCS
- a CDS encoding MarR family transcriptional regulator, coding for MKLNSAMEQFILHWGEMGSRWGVSRSVAQVHALLYLASDPLHADEITETLSIARSNVSMCLKELQGWRLIELTHVLGDRRDHFTAEKDVWEIMTRIVEGRKEREIDPLLQTLVRCRDEAAADKTIDPGVAERIAAMHDFVTNMTNWYQQVSRIPRPVLRKLMAMGARVAKFAT
- a CDS encoding DUF4166 domain-containing protein, producing the protein MFFQNFLKLPTITMGPAPAAHAVRRTDEPAPTYRSLLGETAWHRLDHAIRARFGDDGTKRGFYGLMGTVRLSRAGRVLALLARLFGTSLCPKTGRDIVTMIDVEGDTASAAGIWNRAYLFPAGRRFVVTSVKRFDPRDGLLECLGRGFVMRLNLKAERRALHFISTGYAWHCGPLRVPLPHVLSPGETHVTHRELGGGRFRFTLQIRHPWFGELVFQEGDFFEREDVPWKP
- a CDS encoding TIGR01777 family oxidoreductase; translated protein: MEALMIVVTAQALLGAFDLAYHHEMTERLTWKKTASAELRLHAARNGIYAVIFLVLAWAEPHGLLAIAFAGLLVIEIAITLTDFVIEDRTRLLPASERVLHTVLAISYGAFLALFAPYLVAWAGEPTALVLVERGAWSAVMTVFAVGVAYWTLRDTARSHAVGQAPSVADPGADLVTDYLDGNKRILITGGTGFIGRRLTAALVEAGHHVTVLTRDARKARDLPLPVRITTDLDSFGDDEVFDAVVHLAGAPVATRRWTAKRKSVLRASRIDTTRALVAFIGRLEIKPEVLITASAIGYYGSDSERPVTENTKPQPGFSNAMCAACEAESRKACRYGVRVVQLRLGLVLAAHGGPLGMMMPSFEFGLGARLGSGRQWMSWVHLDDVIAMIAFLIARDDLRGPFNAVAPVPVRNAQFSVALARQLGRPCLFAIPAGVIRFVFGEMGQELLLASKRVQPIRLCDAGFGFRCPNLEEALRVSLASDQPAVNPTA